A window from Drosophila kikkawai strain 14028-0561.14 chromosome 2L, DkikHiC1v2, whole genome shotgun sequence encodes these proteins:
- the Or24a gene encoding odorant receptor 24a isoform X3, whose protein sequence is MERLVDRHNEVAELTERLSGVMVEITLAHFVTSSLVIGTSVVDILLFSGLGIIVYVVHTCAVGVEIFLYCLGGSHIMEACSDLARSTFSSHWYGHSVRVQKMALLMVARAQRVLTIKIPFFSPSLETLTSILRFTGSLIALAKSVI, encoded by the exons ATGGAAAGACTAGTGGATCGTCATAATGAGGTGGCCGAACTGACTGAGAGATTATCAGGTGTTATGGTGGAGATAACACTGGCTCATTTTGTAACCTCAAGCTTGGTTATTGGCACCAGTGTGGTGGACATTTTATTG TTCTCTGGCCTGGGCATTATTGTTTATGTGGTGCATACCTGCGCTGTGGGCGTAGAAATCTTTCTATATTGCCTAGGAGGTTCTCATATTATGGAAGCG TGTTCCGACTTGGCTCGCTCTACATTTTCTAGTCATTGGTATGGACACAGTGTTCGAGTTCAGAAGATGGCTCTCTTGATGGTGGCTCGGGCTCAAAGAGTGCTTACCATAAAAATACCCTTCTTTTCTCCTTCCTTGGAGACCTTGACTTCG atcttACGCTTTACAGGTTCTCTGATTGCCTTGGCAAAGTctgttatataa
- the Or24a gene encoding odorant receptor 24a isoform X1 — protein sequence MERTLAVKLWSFFNFFILTYGCYAEAYYGIHYIPINIATALDALCPVASSILSWVKMVSIWWYQDELKSLIQRVRFLTEEQQKSERKLDYKKRFYTLATRLTFLLLCCGLSTSTSYSVRHLMDNILRRAHGKDWIYETPFKMIFPDPLLRLPLYPITYILVHWHGYITVVCFVGADGFFLGFCLYFTVLLLCLRDDVEDLLEVKNIEEIPTEEQEARIIWKMERLVDRHNEVAELTERLSGVMVEITLAHFVTSSLVIGTSVVDILLFSGLGIIVYVVHTCAVGVEIFLYCLGGSHIMEACSDLARSTFSSHWYGHSVRVQKMALLMVARAQRVLTIKIPFFSPSLETLTSILRFTGSLIALAKSVI from the exons GAGCGTACTTTAGCTGTGAAATTGTGGAGTTTCTTTAACTTTTTCATCCTCACCTATGGATGTTATGCCGAGGCTTACTATGGCATACACTATATACCCATAAATATAGCCACGGCCTTGGATGCTCTATGTCCTGTGGCTTCTAGTATTTTATCCTGGGTTAAAATGGTTTCCATTTGGTGGTATCAAGATGAGCTAAAGAGTCTGATTCAGAGAGTGAGATTCCTAACGGAAGAGCAGCAGAAATCGGAAAGAAAGTTGGATTACAAAAAGAGGTTCTATACCTTGGCAACCAGGTTGACTTTTTTACTGCTATGCTGTGGTTTATCCACAAGTACTTCTTATTCGGTGAGACATCTCATGGATAATATTCTAAGACGAGCTCATGGCAAGGATTGGATTTATGAGACGCCTTTTAAAATGAT ATTCCCCGATCCCCTACTACGTCTACCCCTATATCCCATCACCTATATTCTGGTCCACTGGCATGGTTACATCACCGTAGTTTGTTTTGTAGGAGCCGATGGTTTCTTTCTGGGTTTCTGTTTGTATTTCACCGTTTTACTTCTTTGTCTACGGGATGATGTCGAAGATTTACTGGAGGTTAAGAATATTGAAGAGATTCCCACTGAAGAGCAGGAAGCTCGAATAATTTGGAAAATGGAAAGACTAGTGGATCGTCATAATGAGGTGGCCGAACTGACTGAGAGATTATCAGGTGTTATGGTGGAGATAACACTGGCTCATTTTGTAACCTCAAGCTTGGTTATTGGCACCAGTGTGGTGGACATTTTATTG TTCTCTGGCCTGGGCATTATTGTTTATGTGGTGCATACCTGCGCTGTGGGCGTAGAAATCTTTCTATATTGCCTAGGAGGTTCTCATATTATGGAAGCG TGTTCCGACTTGGCTCGCTCTACATTTTCTAGTCATTGGTATGGACACAGTGTTCGAGTTCAGAAGATGGCTCTCTTGATGGTGGCTCGGGCTCAAAGAGTGCTTACCATAAAAATACCCTTCTTTTCTCCTTCCTTGGAGACCTTGACTTCG atcttACGCTTTACAGGTTCTCTGATTGCCTTGGCAAAGTctgttatataa
- the Or24a gene encoding odorant receptor 24a isoform X2, whose product MERTLAVKLWSFFNFFILTYGCYAEAYYGIHYIPINIATALDALCPVASSILSWVKMVSIWWYQDELKSLIQRVRFLTEEQQKSERKLDYKKRFYTLATRLTFLLLCCGLSTSTSYSVRHLMDNILRRAHGKDWIYETPFKMIFPDPLLRLPLYPITYILVHWHGYITVVCFVGADGFFLGFCLYFTVLLLCLRDDVEDLLEVKNIEEIPTEEQEARIIWKMERLVDRHNEVAELTERLSGVMVEITLAHFVTSSLVIGTSVVDILLFSGLGIIVYVVHTCAVGVEIFLYCLGGSHIMEACSDLARSTFSSHWYGHSVRVQKMALLMVARAQRVLTIKIPFFSPSLETLTSY is encoded by the exons GAGCGTACTTTAGCTGTGAAATTGTGGAGTTTCTTTAACTTTTTCATCCTCACCTATGGATGTTATGCCGAGGCTTACTATGGCATACACTATATACCCATAAATATAGCCACGGCCTTGGATGCTCTATGTCCTGTGGCTTCTAGTATTTTATCCTGGGTTAAAATGGTTTCCATTTGGTGGTATCAAGATGAGCTAAAGAGTCTGATTCAGAGAGTGAGATTCCTAACGGAAGAGCAGCAGAAATCGGAAAGAAAGTTGGATTACAAAAAGAGGTTCTATACCTTGGCAACCAGGTTGACTTTTTTACTGCTATGCTGTGGTTTATCCACAAGTACTTCTTATTCGGTGAGACATCTCATGGATAATATTCTAAGACGAGCTCATGGCAAGGATTGGATTTATGAGACGCCTTTTAAAATGAT ATTCCCCGATCCCCTACTACGTCTACCCCTATATCCCATCACCTATATTCTGGTCCACTGGCATGGTTACATCACCGTAGTTTGTTTTGTAGGAGCCGATGGTTTCTTTCTGGGTTTCTGTTTGTATTTCACCGTTTTACTTCTTTGTCTACGGGATGATGTCGAAGATTTACTGGAGGTTAAGAATATTGAAGAGATTCCCACTGAAGAGCAGGAAGCTCGAATAATTTGGAAAATGGAAAGACTAGTGGATCGTCATAATGAGGTGGCCGAACTGACTGAGAGATTATCAGGTGTTATGGTGGAGATAACACTGGCTCATTTTGTAACCTCAAGCTTGGTTATTGGCACCAGTGTGGTGGACATTTTATTG TTCTCTGGCCTGGGCATTATTGTTTATGTGGTGCATACCTGCGCTGTGGGCGTAGAAATCTTTCTATATTGCCTAGGAGGTTCTCATATTATGGAAGCG TGTTCCGACTTGGCTCGCTCTACATTTTCTAGTCATTGGTATGGACACAGTGTTCGAGTTCAGAAGATGGCTCTCTTGATGGTGGCTCGGGCTCAAAGAGTGCTTACCATAAAAATACCCTTCTTTTCTCCTTCCTTGGAGACCTTGACTTCG